In Tripterygium wilfordii isolate XIE 37 chromosome 15, ASM1340144v1, whole genome shotgun sequence, one DNA window encodes the following:
- the LOC120017095 gene encoding protein STAY-GREEN homolog, chloroplastic-like has protein sequence MGTLTTAAPSKLKSSLFGQQTSFFHCRRKTKKRNQSIVPVARLFGPAIFEASKLKVLFLGVDEKKHPGKLQRTYTLTHSDITAKLTLAISQTINNSQLQGWSNKLYRDEVVAEWKKVKGKMSLHVHCHISGGHFLLDLCARLRYFIFYKELPVVLKAFVHGDGNLFNNYPELEEALVWVYFHSNIPEFNNVECWGPLKDAAAPSRSGGPAEEESMLTTSSGKSELPQPCQVDCECCFPPLALIPWSQKLPLGNEISLGAQQILEQNTPQQP, from the exons ATGGGTACTCTCACTACTGCTGCTCCTTCAAAGCTTAAATCCTCTTTATTTGGACAACAGACTTCTTTCTTTCACTGTAGAAGGAAAACCAAGAAGAGAAACCAATCTATTGTTCCT GTTGCGAGGTTGTTTGGGCCAGCGATATTTGAAGCATCGAAGTTGAAGGTTTTGTTTTTAGGGGTTGATGAGAAGAAGCACCCAGGGAAACTACAGAGGACATATACACTTACACATAGTGATATTACTGCTAAGCTCACTCTGGCGATCTCACAGACCATTAACAATTCTCAG TTGCAGGGATGGTCCAACAAATTATACAGAGATGAAGTGGTGGCAGAGTGGAAGAAAGTGAAGGGAAAGATGTCTCTCCATGTTCACTGTCACATAAGTGGAGGCCATTTCTTGCTAGATCTCTGTGCTAGACTCAGATACTTCATCTTCTACAAAGAGCTCCCGGTG GTTTTGAAGGCTTTCGTTCATGGAGATGGAAATTTGTTCAACAACTACCCGGAATTAGAGGAGGCTTTGGTTTGGGTGTATTTTCATTCTAACATTCCAGAATTCAACAATGTAGAGTGCTGGGGTCCACTCAAGGATGCTGCAGCCCCTTCTAGATCTGGTGGGCCAGCCGAGGAGGAGAGTATGCTAACTACATCATCAGGTAAGTCTGAATTGCCCCAACCTTGTCAAGTGGACTGCGAGTGCTGTTTTCCTCCATTGGCTTTGATCCCATGGTCACAGAAGCTTCCCCTTGGCAATGAAATTAGTCTTGGGGCCCAGCAGATTTTAGAACAAAATACTCCACAGCAACCCTAA
- the LOC120016058 gene encoding glyoxylate/hydroxypyruvate reductase HPR3-like gives MASQQNCTEPNREDLPLVLLHYQPPFDIHIFKHHLRPYFRLLDPSELPEPTNPFSSRAKSLRALVSVGIFPVTRETLSLLPSLELVVGSSAGVNHIDLQECRRRGIAVTNTGPAFCEDAADYAVALLIDVLRRLSACDRYVRDGLWPEKGDYPLALKLGGKRVGIVGLGNIGSEVAKRLLAFGCSIAYNSRRKKDSVSFPYYANVSDLATNSDVLILCCPLTDETRHMINKDAMNALGKEGVIINIGRGALVDEKELVQFLVNGDIRGAGLDVFENEPHVPEKLYALDNVVLSPHRAVITPESFEAAVKLVLANLKAFFSNEPLLSPVQN, from the exons ATGGCGTCTCAGCAAAACTGTACAGAGCCAAATCGGGAGGACCTTCCTTTAGTTCTGCTGCACTACCAACCACCATTTGATATCCATATCTTTAAACACCATCTACGGCCTTACTTCCGTCTTCTCGACCCATCCGAGTTACCGGAACCCACCAACCCCTTCTCCAGCCGCGCAAAATCTCTACGTGCTCTCGTCAGCGTTGGTATCTTCCCTGTCACCCGTGAAACCCTCTCCCTTCTACCTTCTCTTGAACTCGTTGTGGGCTCCAGTGCCGGCGTCAACCACATTGACCTGCAGGAGTGCCGCCGCCGTGGTATTGCTGTCACCAACACCGGCCCTGCCTTTTGTGAGGACGCGGCCGATTATGCGGTGGCACTGTTAATTGATGTTCTAAGAAGACTATCGGCCTGTGACCGATACGTCCGAGATGGGTTGTGGCCTGAAAAGGGAGACTATCCGCTTGCTTTGAAG TTGGGGGGGAAGCGAGTCGGAATTGTGGGGCTGGGAAATATTGGTTCTGAAGTTGCAAAAAGGCTTCTAGCTTTTGGATGCAGCATTGCCTACAACTCGAGGAGGAAGAAGGATTCTGTTTCATTCCCCTACTACGCCAACGTTAGTGACCTTGCAACAAACAGTGATGTTCTCATCCTTTGTTGTCCACTGACGGATGAAACACGCCATATGATCAATAAGGATGCCATGAATGCACTGGGAAAGGAAGGAGTCATAATCAACATCGGACGTGGGGCTCTAGTAGATGAGAAGGAACTGGTGCAGTTCCTGGTTAATGGGGATATCCGTGGTGCAGGTCTTGATGTGTTTGAGAATGAGCCTCATGTGCCGGAGAAGCTATACGCATTGGATAATGTTGTTCTTTCTCCACACCGTGCTGTTATAACCCCAGAATCGTTTGAAGCAGCGGTGAAACTTGTCCTTGCCAACTTGAAAGCATTCTTTTCAAATGAACCTCTGCTGTCACCTGTACAAAATTGA
- the LOC120016322 gene encoding agamous-like MADS-box protein AGL14 isoform X1 — translation MVRGKTQMKRIENATSRQVTFSKRRNGLLKKAFELSVLCEAEVALIIFSARGRLYEFSSSRCFSMSKTIERYQKRVKEPESSTKQQGQHENKQHVKEDDFSMGKKIENLEASKRKLLGDGLGPCSIQELQQLESQLDRSLIRIRTRKNQLIREQIEKLKKQARVLADENSVLRKECGMPALDVSTNAREVADRESMEVETELYIGPPESRIPN, via the exons ATGGTTAGAGGGAAAACCCAGATGAAGAGAATAGAGAATGCAACAAGCAGGCAAGTGACTTTTTCAAAGAGAAGAAATGGACTGCTTAAGAAGGCATTTGAGCTCTCAGTGCTTTGTGAGGCTGAAGTTGCACTTATCATCTTCTCTGCAAGAGGGAGACTCTATGAGTTCTCTAGTTCAAG ATGTTTCAGTATGAGCAAGACCATAGAGCGTTATCAGAAGAGAGTCAAAGAACCCGAAAGCAGCACCAAACAACAAGGACAACATGAAAATAAGCAG CATGTGAAGGAAGATGACTTTAGCATGGGAAAGAAGATTGAGAATCTTGAAGCTTCTAAACG AAAACTGTTGGGAGATGGACTAGGACCATGTTCAATCCAAGAACTCCAGCAGTTGGAGAGCCAGCTGGACCGAAGCTTAATCAGAATTAGGACAAGGAAG AACCAGTTGATAAGAGAGCAGATTGAAAAGCTCAAGAAACAG GCCAGAGTCCTAGCAGATGAAAATTCAGTATTGCGAAAGGAG TGTGGAATGCCAGCACTGGATGTGTCAACAAATGCAAGAGAGGTAGCAGACAGAGAAAGCATGGAAGTGGAAACTGAATTATACATTGGCCCTCCAGAGAGTCGAATTCCCAATTAA
- the LOC120017170 gene encoding uncharacterized protein LOC120017170 — MGSLFSFTLLILSALLPEIEGQGIKSARLLDLLIRDYTFRSYDTNFGTGIPHTVHLPSNFSGIKVNTVRYRCGSLRRYGAKVSEFHIGTGVIVHPCVERVMVVRQNLGHNWSTIYSSNYDLSGYQLASPVLGLLAYNAGKNVNFSNPFELGIHAAEKPILIDFSNTTRVANISGSKPLCASFEGDGKVTIKNLVSPYVCVATRHGHYGLVIESSTSPSPSPLPEEVVGGKISRWKVAVGSSVGAAIGAFLLGLLLVAMFVKAKKKLQLEEMERRAYEEEALQVSMVGHVRAPTAAGTRTTPTIEHQYKL, encoded by the coding sequence ATGggctctctcttttctttcacACTACTAATTCTTTCAGCATTATTGCCAGAAATTGAAGGTCAAGGGATCAAATCAGCTCGTCTTCTCGATCTTCTCATCCGCGATTACACGTTCAGGTCCTACGACACAAATTTTGGGACAGGAATACCACACACAGTACATCTACCATCAAATTTCtcaggcatcaaagtgaatacAGTGAGGTATCGATGCGGCAGTCTCCGAAGATATGGTGCAAAGGTCAGTGAATTCCATATAGGGACTGGTGTCATAGTCCATCCATGTGTGGAGAGAGTTATGGTTGTCAGGCAAAATCTTGGACACAACTGGTCTACTATATATTCCTCAAACTATGATTTGTCTGGGTATCAGTTAGCTTCACCAGTTTTAGGCTTACTTGCATACAATGCTGGCAAGAATGTAAATTTCAGCAACCCATTTGAGCTTGGGATTCATGCTGCAGAAAAGCCGATTCTCATCGATTTCAGTAATACGACAAGGGTTGCTAACATTTCAGGCAGCAAACCATTATGTGCTAGTTTTGAGGGTGATGGAAAGGTCACGATTAAAAATCTGGTTTCTCCTTATGTTTGTGTTGCAACAAGGCATGGTCATTATGGTTTGGTGATTGAGTCATCGACCTCGCCCTCGCCATCGCCACTGCCAGAGGAGGTTGTTGGGGGGAAGATTAGCCGGTGGAAAGTGGCGGTGGGGAGCTCGGTTGGGGCTGCAATTGGTGCTTTTCTTTTGGGGTTGCTATTGGTTGCAATGTTTGTGAAGGCTAAGAAGAAGTTACAGTTGGAGGAGATGGAGAGGAGAGCTTATGAAGAAGAGGCTCTGCAGGTGTCAATGGTTGGTCATGTAAGAGCTCCTACTGCAGCTGGTACTAGAACAACTCCTACAATTGAACATCAGTACAAACTTTAA
- the LOC120016322 gene encoding agamous-like MADS-box protein AGL19 isoform X2: MVRGKTQMKRIENATSRQVTFSKRRNGLLKKAFELSVLCEAEVALIIFSARGRLYEFSSSSMSKTIERYQKRVKEPESSTKQQGQHENKQHVKEDDFSMGKKIENLEASKRKLLGDGLGPCSIQELQQLESQLDRSLIRIRTRKNQLIREQIEKLKKQARVLADENSVLRKECGMPALDVSTNAREVADRESMEVETELYIGPPESRIPN, from the exons ATGGTTAGAGGGAAAACCCAGATGAAGAGAATAGAGAATGCAACAAGCAGGCAAGTGACTTTTTCAAAGAGAAGAAATGGACTGCTTAAGAAGGCATTTGAGCTCTCAGTGCTTTGTGAGGCTGAAGTTGCACTTATCATCTTCTCTGCAAGAGGGAGACTCTATGAGTTCTCTAGTTCAAG TATGAGCAAGACCATAGAGCGTTATCAGAAGAGAGTCAAAGAACCCGAAAGCAGCACCAAACAACAAGGACAACATGAAAATAAGCAG CATGTGAAGGAAGATGACTTTAGCATGGGAAAGAAGATTGAGAATCTTGAAGCTTCTAAACG AAAACTGTTGGGAGATGGACTAGGACCATGTTCAATCCAAGAACTCCAGCAGTTGGAGAGCCAGCTGGACCGAAGCTTAATCAGAATTAGGACAAGGAAG AACCAGTTGATAAGAGAGCAGATTGAAAAGCTCAAGAAACAG GCCAGAGTCCTAGCAGATGAAAATTCAGTATTGCGAAAGGAG TGTGGAATGCCAGCACTGGATGTGTCAACAAATGCAAGAGAGGTAGCAGACAGAGAAAGCATGGAAGTGGAAACTGAATTATACATTGGCCCTCCAGAGAGTCGAATTCCCAATTAA
- the LOC120017094 gene encoding protein FIZZY-RELATED 2-like produces MEDPVRSQVIGQSATSSQLNLPPTMSLDTLALETLTPSRHVQRMINYNHHVSPSRSIYSDRFIPSRSGSNFALFNISGSPQQRPQFGGEGKDDASSGAYVAALRAALFGPDTPDRKDSSLLSVRRNIFGYKTETRRSLHSLSPFVSNEEVGPGVIHSPVKAPRKVPRSPYKVLDAPALQDDFYLNLVDWSSHNVLAVGLGNCVYLWNACSSKVTKLCDLGIDDSVCSVGWAQRGTHVAIGTNNGKVQIWDASRCKRVRTMEGHRLRVGALAWSSTLLSSGSRDRSILQRDIRTQDDFVSRLSGHKSEVCGLKWSYDYRELASGGNDNRLFVWNQHSTQPLLKYCEHTAAVKAIAWSPHLHGLLASGGGTADRCIRFWNTTTNTHLSCMDTGSQVCNLVWSKNVNELVSTHGYSQNQIIVWRYPSMSKLATLTGHTYRVLYLAISPDGQTIVTGAGDETLRFWNVFPSPKSPNTDSEIGASSLGRTTIR; encoded by the exons ATGGAGGATCCCGTCCGTTCACAGGTGATCGGCCAATCAGCTACCTCCTCCCAGCTCAATCTCCCTCCCACTATGTCACTAGACACTCTGGCTCTGGAAACCCTAACGCCTTCCCGCCACGTCCAACGGATGATAAATTACAACCACCACGTCTCCCCGTCCCGCTCAATCTACTCTGACAGGTTTATTCCCAGTAGATCAGGCTCTAATTTTGCCCTATTTAACATATCTGGGTCCCCGCAGCAGCGTCCGCAATTTGGGGGCGAGGGCAAGGATGATGCCTCCTCTGGCGCTTATGTGGCTGCCCTCCGTGCTGCACTATTTGGCCCTGATACGCCTGACCGTAAGGACAGCTCCTTGTTGTCTGTGAGACGGAATATCTTCGGGTACAAAACTGAGACGAGACGGTCCTTGCATTCACTTTCGCCGTTTGTGTCCAATGAGGAGGTTGGGCCCGGCGTCATCCATAGCCCGGTTAAGGCTCCGAGGAAGGTCCCTCGGTCTCCTTACAAG GTCTTGGATGCTCCTGCGTTGCAAGATGATTTCTATTTAAATCTAGTAGATTGGTCCTCGCATAATGTGTTGGCAGTGGGGCTGGGAAACTGTGTTTATTTGTGGAATGCTTGCAGTAGTAAG GTGACAAAGCTGTGTGATTTAGGAATCGATGATAGTGTGTGTTCAGTGGGTTGGGCTCAACGTGGAACTCATGTTGCTATTGGAACTAACAATGGAAAAGTTCAG ATATGGGATGCATCACGCTGTAAAAGAGTAAGAACCATGGAGGGGCACCGATTACGGGTTGGAGCCTTGGCCTGGAGTTCCACTCTGTTATCTTCTGGAAGCCGAGACAGAAGCATTCTTCAACGAGATATACGTACTCAGGACGATTTTGTCAGTAGACTCTCTGGGCACAAATCAGAG GTATGCGGGCTGAAGTGGTCTTATGATTACCGTGAGTTAGCATCAGGCGGGAATGATAACAGA ctttttGTTTGGAATCAACATTCAACCCAGCCTCTGTTGAAATACTGTGAGCACACAGCAGCGGTAAAAGCAATTGCATGGTCTCCCCATCTTCATGGACTTCTTGCATCTGGGGGAGGCACTGCAGACAGGTGTATTCGTTTCTGGAATACAACCACTAACACGCACCTTAGTTGTATGGACACTGGTAGTCAG GTTTGCAATCTTGTCTGGTCTAAGAACGTCAATGAACTTGTGAGCACCCATGGCTACTCACAGAATCAAATTATTGTTTGGAGATACCCTTCAATGTCAAAG CTGGCAACTCTTACAGGCCATACATACAGAGTGCTTTATCTGGCCATCTCACCAGATGGACAG ACTATTGTAACGGGAGCGGGAGACGAAACGCTTAGGTTTTGGAATGTATTCCCTTCCCCAAAGTCTCCG AACACAGATAGTGAAATTGGTGCATCTTCCTTGGGAAGAACTACAATCCGGTGA
- the LOC120016487 gene encoding PGR5-like protein 1B, chloroplastic, whose protein sequence is MAHKLAFTMSSTRLFSAPIQKPLFCVSSSSSCSSTRVQASQLNGRQFCLRRRVFVLPIKATADQQGKVEEEDTVDSKILPYCSIDKKDKKSLGEMEQEFLQALQAFYYEGKAIMSNEEFDNLKEELMWEGSSVVMLSSDEQKFLEASMAYVAGKPIMSDKDYDQLKLKLKTEGSEIVVEGPRCSLRSRKVYSDLYVDYFKMFLLNVPATVVALGLFFFLDDLTGFEITYLLELPEPFSFIFTWFAAVPAIFWIAQVLTKLIVKDFLILKGPCPNCGTENVSFFGTILSVSSGGSTNNLKCSNCGTELVYSSSTRLITLPEGSEA, encoded by the exons ATGGCTCACAAATTGGCCTTCACTATGTCATCTACTcgtttatttagtgctcctattCAAAAACCCTTGTTTTGtgtctcttcttcatcttcttgttcGTCGACTAGGGTTCAAGCGAGTCAATTGAACGGAAGACAATTTTGTCTTCGGCGACGGGTATTTGTACTCCCTATCAAGGCTACTGCTGATCAACAAG GcaaggttgaagaagaagatactGTTGACAGCAAAATCCTGCCATATTGCAGCATAgacaagaaagacaaaaaatcaCTGGGTGAAAtggagcaagaatttcttcaagcACTACAA GCATTCTACTACGAAGGGAAAGCTATAATGTCTAATGAAGAATTTGATAATCTCAAGGAAGAACTAATGTGGGAAGGAAGCAGTGTTGTTATGCTAA GTTCTGATGAACAAAAGTTTTTGGAGGCTTCAATGGCTTATGTAGCCGGGAAACCAATTATGTCGGATAAAGACTATGATCAGCTGAAGCTGAAGCTAAAG ACAGAAGGGAGTGAAATCGTAGTTGAGGGTCCACGATGTAGTCTTCGTAGTAGAAAG GTATACAGCGACCTGTATGTTGATTATTTTAAGATGTTCCTGTTGAATGTTCCAGCAACTGTTGTTGCTCTTGGACT GTTTTTCTTCTTAGATGACCTGACTGGATTTGAGATCACATATCTTTTGGAG CTCCCAGAGCCTTTCAGTTTCATTTTCACGTGGTTTGCTGCTGTGCCTGCAATATTTTGGATAGCTCAAGTCCTTACGAAATTAATTGTGAAAGACTTTTTAATCTTGAAG GGCCCTTGTCCAAACTGTGGTACTGAGAACGTCTCCTTCTTTGGGACCATACTATCAGTCTCCAGTGGAGGCTCCACCAATAATCTTAAATGCTCAAA TTGTGGAACTGAGTTGGTGTATAGTTCATCAACACGGTTGATTACATTGCCAGAGGGAAGTGAAGCTTGA